A genomic stretch from Natronomonas gomsonensis includes:
- the mutS gene encoding DNA mismatch repair protein MutS: MASGIVGEFFALKEESEADVLAMQMGDFYEFFGEDAELVGEELDLKVSERSAGGENYAMAGVPVDDLTPYLKALVERGYRVAIADQREVDDDIVREVSRVVTPGTLLETDDGDAQYLATVVSAGDEYGLAFCDITTGAFRATAVSGPDAASRALTELYRFAPVEILPGPDVRNDDDFLGRLRERSDARLTLHDTEAFAPGRARHTLGKQFGEAVESVGLDSDAATTAAGAAIDYVAETGVGALASVTRLQSYAPDDHVAVDATTQRNLELTETMTGNGRTLFETLDHTETSSGGRLLREWLTRPLRRQGELRRRQSAVAALADDALVREGLRETLADAYDLERVASRAVSGSADADALLRARATLELLPDLASSIEESPRLADSPVGDLLADIDQEAVADIRAELDALADDPPKTLHEGGLIERGYDDDLDDLVERHEQAVEFFETLADREKQRHGLTHLTVGRNKTDGYYVQVGKSEADSVPEHYEGIKTLKNAERYVFEELREKEREILRLEEERGDREYEAFCRLRESVASEADLLQRVGRTLAELDAFCSLATHAAKRGWSRPELTDEGVLSVEAGRHPVVETDVEFVPNDLYLDRDRRFLLVTGPNMSGKSTYMRQAALITLLAQVGSFVPADAATVGLVDGIYTRVGASDELAQGRSTFMVEMQELSNILHSATEDSLVILDEVGRGTATYDGISIAWAATEYLHNEVGAFTLFATHYHELTTLAEELPRVENVHVAAAERDGDVTFLRTIEEGPTDRSYGVHVAGLAGVPDPVVDRARDVLDRLRSERAIEAKGGGDGGEPVQAVFDLGSGDFRGEATSDGGDEPELPPGTESVLEELRDTDVNEVPPVELMARVQEWQQRLND; the protein is encoded by the coding sequence CGTATCTGAAGGCGCTCGTCGAACGGGGGTATCGCGTCGCCATCGCCGACCAACGCGAGGTCGACGACGACATCGTCCGCGAGGTTTCGCGGGTGGTCACGCCGGGGACGCTACTGGAGACCGACGACGGCGACGCCCAGTATCTCGCTACGGTCGTCTCGGCCGGCGACGAGTACGGCCTCGCCTTCTGTGACATCACGACCGGTGCGTTCCGGGCGACGGCCGTATCGGGTCCGGACGCCGCGAGTCGGGCGCTCACGGAACTGTACCGGTTCGCCCCCGTCGAGATACTCCCCGGTCCCGACGTGCGAAACGACGACGATTTCCTGGGTCGGCTTCGAGAACGCAGCGACGCCCGCCTGACGCTCCACGACACCGAGGCCTTCGCCCCCGGCCGCGCGAGACACACCCTCGGCAAGCAGTTCGGCGAGGCCGTTGAGTCGGTCGGTCTCGACAGCGACGCCGCGACGACCGCCGCCGGCGCCGCAATCGACTACGTCGCCGAAACTGGCGTCGGCGCTTTGGCGTCGGTCACTCGGCTGCAGTCGTACGCGCCCGACGACCACGTCGCCGTCGACGCGACGACCCAGCGCAACCTCGAACTCACCGAGACGATGACCGGCAACGGCCGGACGCTGTTCGAGACCCTCGACCACACCGAGACGAGTTCCGGCGGCCGTCTGCTCCGGGAGTGGCTCACCCGACCGTTACGACGGCAGGGCGAACTCCGCCGGCGGCAGTCGGCGGTGGCGGCGCTGGCCGACGACGCCCTCGTCAGAGAGGGATTGCGCGAGACGCTCGCCGACGCCTACGACCTCGAACGGGTCGCCTCGCGGGCGGTTTCCGGAAGCGCCGACGCCGACGCGCTGCTCCGGGCGCGGGCGACGCTCGAACTCCTCCCCGACCTGGCCTCGTCCATCGAGGAGTCGCCCCGACTGGCCGACTCACCGGTCGGCGACCTCCTTGCGGACATCGACCAGGAAGCCGTCGCCGACATCCGAGCGGAACTCGACGCGCTGGCCGACGACCCCCCGAAGACGCTCCACGAGGGCGGCCTCATCGAACGCGGCTACGACGATGACCTCGACGACTTGGTGGAACGCCACGAGCAGGCGGTCGAGTTCTTCGAGACGCTGGCGGACCGTGAAAAACAGCGCCACGGCCTCACGCATCTCACCGTCGGCCGCAACAAGACCGACGGCTACTACGTTCAGGTCGGCAAGAGCGAGGCCGATTCCGTGCCCGAACACTACGAGGGCATCAAGACGCTGAAGAACGCCGAGCGGTACGTCTTCGAGGAACTCCGCGAGAAGGAACGCGAAATCCTTCGCCTCGAAGAGGAACGCGGCGACCGCGAGTACGAGGCGTTCTGCCGACTCCGGGAGTCGGTCGCGAGCGAGGCCGACCTGCTCCAGCGAGTGGGACGGACGCTCGCGGAACTCGATGCCTTCTGCTCGCTCGCGACTCACGCCGCCAAACGGGGGTGGAGTCGCCCCGAGTTGACCGACGAGGGCGTTCTCTCCGTGGAGGCGGGCCGCCATCCGGTCGTCGAAACCGACGTGGAGTTCGTCCCCAACGACCTGTATCTCGACCGCGACCGTCGATTCCTGCTCGTGACCGGGCCGAACATGTCGGGCAAGTCGACGTACATGCGACAGGCGGCGCTCATCACGCTGCTCGCACAGGTGGGGTCGTTCGTCCCCGCCGACGCCGCGACGGTCGGTCTCGTCGACGGCATCTACACCCGCGTCGGCGCCTCCGACGAACTCGCACAGGGCCGTTCGACGTTCATGGTCGAGATGCAGGAACTGTCGAACATCCTCCACAGCGCGACCGAAGACTCGCTTGTCATCCTCGACGAGGTGGGCCGCGGCACCGCTACATACGACGGTATCTCCATCGCGTGGGCGGCCACCGAGTACCTCCACAACGAGGTCGGGGCGTTCACGCTGTTTGCGACCCACTACCACGAACTCACGACGCTGGCCGAGGAACTGCCACGCGTCGAGAACGTCCACGTCGCGGCGGCCGAACGCGACGGCGACGTAACCTTCCTGCGGACCATCGAAGAGGGGCCGACCGACCGCTCCTACGGCGTCCACGTCGCCGGCCTCGCGGGTGTCCCCGACCCCGTCGTCGACCGGGCGCGTGACGTACTCGACCGCCTGCGTTCGGAGCGCGCAATCGAGGCGAAAGGCGGTGGTGACGGTGGCGAACCGGTACAGGCCGTCTTCGATTTGGGCAGCGGCGACTTCAGAGGGGAGGCCACGTCGGACGGCGGCGACGAGCCCGAACTCCCACCGGGGACCGAATCGGTCCTTGAAGAGCTACGCGACACCGACGTAAACGAGGTGCCGCCAGTAGAACTGATGGCCCGAGTTCAGGAGTGGCAACAGCGATTGAACGACTGA